In the genome of Vespa crabro chromosome 1, iyVesCrab1.2, whole genome shotgun sequence, the window attcgaaaatgataaaaccTTTTGAAAGGATCTTCAGAATTTCCAGGTATATTCGAAATATACTTTAAACattgtaattgattttttttctaacgatcaacgtatctatgtatctattctTATTTACCTGGCGTGCTTTAATAGTCAAGATAGAGTAGGCACGCGCGACTAATGATCGACCCCGAAAAGGAATATctcgaatgaaagaaacataATTCGGTTGGAGAATAAAAAACTATAGTATTGTGTCGGTAATAAAACTTTACGATACTCACGATTCTTCTTCGTAGAATGTTGGACGGTCGGTCCAATGGCACACCTGCAACTTCTGAAGTTTTGCCGGCGGACTGTcttcaaagaaaattgttgAACAACGATATAGGTCTCCCATGcacatagaaaataatatataataaaatgaaaaatcacaAAGTttgtgtaatattatttttttctcttatgaaatattacttacgaaaataattcattgtaaagaataacaatcatttttattaatcatcgtAATGAAATGTAAGGACATttagaagaagacaaaaacaAAGTATATGAAAAGTAGAACACAAAGTTGTAAATTAAGCTAATTGATCTAATAATAATGCCTAGCAGATTTGCTTCTTGCACTACCAACGTATATTATTCGCTGATAGAatccttttcttctattaataAAACTGACGTGGCTCAAActttaatttaaatgaaatattgttgACTTTTCTCCCCTTAGACGAATGTTTCCGGTGGTTAAAGTATTAGCACAGGGCCTGGAACCAGCAGCCATGTACACTCTTTTGCTCGAATTCGTACAAGTAGATCCTCATAGGtgagaatatttataactCTAGCATCACatgatatcatttatatatttatatatattatataaaaaaaactctGTCAAAAAATAGGTGGAAATACGTAAACGGTGAATGGGTTCCCGGTGGAAAAGCAGAAATCGCACCTCCAAATCCGATTTACGTTCATCCAGAGAGTCCAAATTTTGGTGCTCACTGGATGAAAGAAGCAATATCATTTGCCAAGGTGAAACTCACCAACAAGGCTAACGGGAATGGACAGATCATGTTAAATTCGCTACACAAATATGAGCCGCGTGTGCATCTGGTTCGAGTTGGAGCCGAAGAACAGAGAACTGTAAGCAACGTTCCGCATCATTTTACGATTTTGTATACGTTCTTAACAAGAGAAGTTTGCATTACGGTTTCAGTACGTTAGAATAAGTTGAAACATGTTTAGTCAATATGGATATAGGTACCTATGCGTTTCTACGTAAGTTCGAAAacgtcgagaaagagaaaacgttcGAACGTGTAAATAAGATTTTCTGACTAAATGTAAGAGTCATCGAGGCAGTGAcgtatagaaaagaaaaaaataagataaaataaagtatGTTTAAGGATTGAAAAAATTCCGATTATTGCAGGTTCTCACCTATCGTTTTCCTGAGACACAGTTCATAGCAGTGACAGCGTATCAGAACGAGGAAGTGACAagcttaaaaataaaatataatccatTTGCTAAAGCTTTCTTGGATGCAAAAGAAAGACCAACTGACACTCAAACGTATCCTCAATGTGAGTCTAATATACGAATAACATTGAACTTTCGACGCACGAAGTACGACCAACACATTGCCATTTGAAAATTGTAGACTCAAGTGCTTGGTTCATACCGCAGCCAACGATGGGATGTGAGTATAGTACATCCGGAATAATGGCGCCTCAAAATCAAGCACAAAACGTCGTTAACAATCACCTTACTCATTCTTACACCGTTTCTACTAGTGGACGTAGAAATACTTGTAGGGTAACACCATATTCTTTGAGACACAAATATGCTCAAGATGGTTGGTATAACAATGTGTTTAATTATCTTCctgtaaaaaaataagaaataattgaattctATTTAAACTTCAGAGGAACACTTAGATCCATATGGGACCGTTCCACTCCTACATTCAACGACCTACGTAACACCATCCAGTTGGTCACCACGAAGTCCGGAATCCTTACAAAGTTTAAATCCAGCGTGCATACCACCTCCACCGTCACAAGAATGGGCAGCTTCACCTTCGCCATCACCAACATCTTCCTCACATACTACACTAGCTAGAACGGTCGTTGGAACAATGACACCGACCAGTGTGACCGGATGTACACTTTACGTCCCAGCAAGTTTACCTTGCAATTCAATGTCACAGGATCATCCCCATAACTCAGACTCATCCGCTTGGATACACTCCATGGCTCTATCCGATCAACAACATcatcaacaacagcaacagcaacaacaacaatcctatttaaatttaaatttgcaTCTCCATCATCAAATGCCACCTTACACTACGGTATCTCACGGTGGACTACATCACGTTTTACATCCAACCGATAACGAAACAATTCCTTCAGCCAATCCAGCAGAATATTCGATTCATGAGTATCATCATGCACCTGTATCTCCAGTACAATCGACGACACCTGATCAACATCTACACAAACAGCAGCATCACAATATGCAAATGTTACATCTTCAACCTCTTTCACAAACCGAAACTACATCACCAAATGCTGGAGAATATGATGATCCTTCTAAGGAACATCAACATGTACCTGGTGTTTGTCCTAATCAAGCTGTCGAAACTCTAAATAATGTACAATCCGATGATGATCGCAGGTGCTTAGCTGTGGTGATAGATCGTCACAATCATCATCGACAAAACAATCAACTGACTAATACCGATCAACAAACTAACGCTTGGACGCCTTTGACACCACCACCTGCTCCTCAAACAACGGCTATttgatttacatttataatacatacgagcaaataatatattaggtGAAGTTTCTTTCTACgaaactatacatatatattcgcatatattTGAACGAAAGTTCTAGCGAGTATCGACTAATCGGATTTTCAAGTGGccttagataataatattttacattaaacaCTTTCTCATTTAATGATTCATATATTTTCGCATCGTTGTTGATCATACGAAAGCTTCACGTATATCTTACTTGTAAGTATACCTttccataaatataaatatatcgctacctacagaaaaaaataacacgtaaatcttatatattacattctgaattttataaaattatatttgtttatattattacaaatatatagaaagaaatagagatacacacacatacagaaaTCAATTCCAttgcaaattaatttttactgcatattttgaaaatataggTTGTTAGATAAATTTAACGAATTCTGAAAacattacaataaaatatactcTATCAGTAGGGAACAAAAGATTAACAAAACAAACTAATTTTTAtgacaagaaaataatttacccgattattgataaattacaTTGCCAGAAAATAAATCAGTAATAACGgtagttataaaaattaacgttaaattAACGTATTCCTCTATCCGAACCAATGACTACCCATGCAATCTCTCGTCCATTGAGTTTGGCAAACCCAACACCACTGAAAACCACAGCCTGCTCGTGTACAAACCATATGCATGCATCCacctaaaaaaataacaatttcgaagtatttttcgaaaatagaaaattgacTGGTTTGATAAAAAGTTTTCAGAAACTATGAATACCATCTCTTTCGGTAGGTGTCCTACATTTTGGACAAGGTTTAGTCGATATTTGTATGGTTTTTTTACTAGCCTCATCCCATTTAgcctaaaataaaatatatccatAAGATTTTTGCACTATTACGCGTCACAActttgaacaataataatgtaaatacatCTTTAGCCTTCTGGGGATCAATGGTATATCCGTTAGATATAGATTTGTTATTAGATGCCTCTGAAGATTGTAATTCGCATTCTCCCACATGAAATCCTTGTAAACATCTTCTACAGAATACATACTATAAATCACATATAaagtataaacaatatatacttCGTGTAATTGTTCCTATTATAAATCACAATTGTGTAGGATTCTATCTAAAATATAATCCATATATTAACTTACACCACAACCTGCAAAACATTGAATTTTACGACATTCTTCTTCATTTGCACCATCTTCTATAGATGGTGGTATTATGCCCATACCACAATCTGGCCTTGGACAAAGAAGTCCACCCTCTCGTAAAACATATTCCTCTGTACTAAATCGTTGATATTGCTCAtactaaatattaaaatatatttcaacaaCTTTTCTTAAATCTCATATAATCTCTTagtttagaaaatatatacctGCTGTGGATtaagaagatgaaaatgatGGACTTCTGTAATAAAAGAGTTGGAACATCCTGCGGGACAGGGAAGAGTATAGTAACCTTTTGTTGCTTCAAATTGAAACTGACGCTCGCGTAAACGTACAGAACAATATTCTTTAAAGCAATCTAGGCAAGTTACATGGGCTGCTTCGCAAGGAAAAACCAATACTGtatccctatatatatataggtaaaattagatcatatacatatagataaattTAGATTATTATCTGATCCTCTCATTATTATCTGATACCTTATATCTGTACAAGCGAGACAAGGTACATTCATGGAATTTGGCTTGATATAATAAAGTGGTACTGCCTGGTCATCTTCACCTAAACTAATATGATTTGCACACTTGAAAAAGAATTGAGCATAAAAAACTTGTAATTCGGTGTCTTCATTAGAAGATACTGATAACTCGCATAACTCATTTTCGCAATGAACCGTTATTCTTTTGGGTTGTAAAACATCTGGCCAACATTGTGGATCTCTATCTACTGTAACGGCACCACTACCACAAGATGCACATTTGACTCTTAACTTCCCTGTAGTTACAGCTTTGCACGGCTTTGaacaatatacataaaaatgtgCTCGAGTTTCTCGTTGCTCTACCATAAAATatgatgaaaattatataatataattagttcatttttgatttattatagtaaatatagcatatgtaatataataaccaTCTGTGGATGAATTTGTCTGATCTGTTTCCTCTAATGGCAAATCTGTAAGAGTTTCATTCATTGGTTTACTCCCACTACTACTAATTGTCGAATCAAAATCAGATCCTTCTGTTACCACctcttcgataatatttacagAATTTATACTCTTATTAAGTCTTTGATGACGATTTTGAACAGCATGAAGAATGCTTTGCTGACCCAAATCACATTCCTATAgacaattatatagaaatatataatattttataaaatcatatattaaattttataaactatAATCACAATTGTTTTGTACCTCTATTACTGTTGAATTATGTAGTTCTTTACCagcgaaaataattttaatatcttctgGTGCCATCCCCATTCGGGGtgctaatatttctttcacattttttatatCCCATTTAGGATCTAAATCCACAGATAGAGTATTTCCTGTATttgttttgatatatatacttaatgaattgctaattttctttttaccaaaCCATAAAAGCTCTAACATCCTGATAAATGCGTTTTTTACTAAATCAAACAAGAAActcataacgataacaatgtaTTCTGTACAATCTTCTAACCATTGCACAGTTAGAAGATACAGTAAACataattaacaacaataaagccTAAACGAACATAACCTCTACCTCCATCATAGATAACCAATATGAGAGACTAGAATTACTTCCATCATAGATAACCAATATGAGAGGCTACaatatgagaaaaattatatatgtctGATAACTAACGCTCTCTGTAAACACTCATGTGCGATTCTATACATattgtaatatcgataacgttGACCTTAATCATCGtagaattgataaaaaaaaaaattataaaaacttCCATTATCaacccaataataaaaacttgcTAATATTTCCAAAAATCACATTTGAAGtatggaaaggaaaagaaagtaattcataataatacaaaatttgtTCATCatcaatataaagaaatatttttctactaataatataaattttataacatcTTCATTATATCCTTAACatgcaaaatattttaattactatgTGAATGAACGAATACTTACATTTAGACATATTAAATTGTCGTTATTCGAATATTGAAATtcgtaaaaaggaagaacatgTCACTCACCTTCGATTTCTTCGTGaacaataacgatttttaACGACTTTTTGATTCCGTGATTTTAGTAACAGTGGCATTTAAAAAAACCGcgaaaaaatagtaaaaataatgtaaGTATGAacgtaatctttttcttttccttttttttttctaaacaaaGCATTCGAagtatttcgatattaaattatataaaaaatgattgtaaaatgtaaatttacaaaatactTCATCATAtgcttaattaaaatttcagtTTATACATTATTTGAAACATACACTAATtaagtacaatatatatataacttgcatatcacaatgttaacatattatttttataaaataaatcatttttcttctataataaaatcagtaaaaaagaaagaaaaaaaatggcatAAAGCTTACGTACTATTTACATAGTGTGTACTAAAGTAATGCATCTCATATGATGTGATACAACTTTCgatgttatatacatacgagtAAATGACATATAGAAtgcttaattaattatttttacattatgcaagtacataataaaatcattggagtaatatattttcaaatggtTATGACACACATTACTCTCAAGGAGAGAGAAactcttataaaatataaaaattttcttatactaTTTCTATGAAGTTTATATAGCAGTGTAGCATAAAAAATCTAGAtgaaattgtattaaaaatatatctcttcAAGATAAATGCATGACTAGAGCAAAAAATAGTTGGAATTTTCTCCCTCCATTTAACACTTGCATTGTAATTTCTCATCAAAtgactatattttatttcttcagatgttaatattatcataataaaaaaaaaaaaaaaaaaaaaaaaaaaaaaaattaaaaaagaaaaagaagaaaaagaaggcgCGACATGAAAAGAACATAACTTTGTCacaaatacgataaaaattgattaatgatTACtttataaatggaaaaaaaattattcgaataagaCGAATGTAGTTAATAccaaaatgatattatttttttcaatacgaAATTCTACAATTATTAAGATAACTTAAAAGATAGGTAAacataacgaataaaaaaactgaataaaacatttttctataaaagaaaaggagaggatTTTATCATGCAAGTATCTTTGATGTTCTTGATACGAATATATGTTAATCCTTTCTACTcgaagtattataataaattattcttttcatcaatatatatatatatatataacgtatgtatgtatatatatatatatatgtatatatatatatgtatatatgtatatgtatatatatatatatatatatatatatatatatgtatatatatatatgtatatatgtatatgtatatatatatatatatatatatatatatatatatatcacgtcTAAAACATTAATATAGTCATTAGATTCGTTCTTTGAAGTTTAGTTTAACCGATAAATCAAAATCGATAGAGTttcataaatcattaaatGAAGCTCCGattaaaaaggattaaaataaatgtgcGTT includes:
- the LOC124432745 gene encoding T-box transcription factor T homolog 1, yielding MQSGNTNLGMSPVHSSCREKDRQRGQEQQDTENEHELEQEEDGEQARAMSKETNKKSNDDRDSLSRQNICVTSMSSNQNLPLSLSLEDRELWTRFQCITNEMIVTKNGRRMFPVVKVLAQGLEPAAMYTLLLEFVQVDPHRWKYVNGEWVPGGKAEIAPPNPIYVHPESPNFGAHWMKEAISFAKVKLTNKANGNGQIMLNSLHKYEPRVHLVRVGAEEQRTVLTYRFPETQFIAVTAYQNEEVTSLKIKYNPFAKAFLDAKERPTDTQTYPQYSSAWFIPQPTMGCEYSTSGIMAPQNQAQNVVNNHLTHSYTVSTSGRRNTCRVTPYSLRHKYAQDEEHLDPYGTVPLLHSTTYVTPSSWSPRSPESLQSLNPACIPPPPSQEWAASPSPSPTSSSHTTLARTVVGTMTPTSVTGCTLYVPASLPCNSMSQDHPHNSDSSAWIHSMALSDQQHHQQQQQQQQQSYLNLNLHLHHQMPPYTTVSHGGLHHVLHPTDNETIPSANPAEYSIHEYHHAPVSPVQSTTPDQHLHKQQHHNMQMLHLQPLSQTETTSPNAGEYDDPSKEHQHVPGVCPNQAVETLNNVQSDDDRRCLAVVIDRHNHHRQNNQLTNTDQQTNAWTPLTPPPAPQTTAI
- the LOC124432748 gene encoding E3 ubiquitin-protein ligase parkin, with the translated sequence MSFLFDLVKNAFIRMLELLWFGKKKISNSLSIYIKTNTGNTLSVDLDPKWDIKNVKEILAPRMGMAPEDIKIIFAGKELHNSTVIEECDLGQQSILHAVQNRHQRLNKSINSVNIIEEVVTEGSDFDSTISSSGSKPMNETLTDLPLEETDQTNSSTDEQRETRAHFYVYCSKPCKAVTTGKLRVKCASCGSGAVTVDRDPQCWPDVLQPKRITVHCENELCELSVSSNEDTELQVFYAQFFFKCANHISLGEDDQAVPLYYIKPNSMNVPCLACTDIRDTVLVFPCEAAHVTCLDCFKEYCSVRLRERQFQFEATKGYYTLPCPAGCSNSFITEVHHFHLLNPQQYEQYQRFSTEEYVLREGGLLCPRPDCGMGIIPPSIEDGANEEECRKIQCFAGCGYVFCRRCLQGFHVGECELQSSEASNNKSISNGYTIDPQKAKDAKWDEASKKTIQISTKPCPKCRTPTERDGGCMHMVCTRAGCGFQWCWVCQTQWTRDCMGSHWFG